One Terriglobia bacterium genomic window carries:
- a CDS encoding HPr family phosphocarrier protein, with protein MKEREVVVSHRLGLHARAAAKLVQLSSQFQCNIVLFRADGANVTNPAEADARSILSILLLSAGYGSKLGVRADGADEEEAVNTICEYLTG; from the coding sequence ATGAAGGAGCGCGAGGTGGTGGTCAGCCACCGGCTCGGACTTCACGCGCGGGCCGCTGCGAAGCTGGTGCAGCTTTCGTCGCAGTTTCAATGCAACATTGTGCTGTTCAGGGCCGATGGCGCCAATGTTACGAACCCGGCCGAAGCGGATGCGCGGAGTATTTTGAGCATCCTGCTACTTTCGGCCGGATACGGATCGAAGCTCGGAGTTCGCGCGGACGGTGCGGATGAAGAAGAAGCCGTGAACACGATTTGCGAGTATCTGACGGGTTGA
- the ptsP gene encoding phosphoenolpyruvate--protein phosphotransferase — translation MGDERIIHGVVASVGTAIGKAVRTFDPLFVSFNLKLRPDQVRKEVERFRGSVEKSREQLKRMQAELKRKSGPESSFLIDAHLLVLQDRLFVDRIIEKIENDSINAEWAIQQVSDDLFQAYDRLSDEYLRERRGDLDDIVRRLLHNLQSKALPSFKKLPYDAILVGKLVPPSTLFELRSHRVVGLATETGSPLSHTAIMARSLEIPAIVGAPELAEVASGDLLIVDGERGLVIWSPSDETLATYKTRDRDAKKLKKKTGESASAPAVSEDHVRISLGANINFGEEVNAAISHGCESIGLYRTEFDFFREGKQPDEECLVADYSLLLKAAKGAPVTFRTIDVGIDQRSWDGVNPSLGVRGLRFCLENTDVFKKQLRSIYRASVNGPTRILLPFVSSVDDLDSAMHILEEVRAELQMRRQACDPNVPVGVMIETPAAAQTCDLMATHVDFFCLGTNDLMQYYLVIDRSDQSVVHLYNPFHPAILRCLHQVYTLLRPTGKLVTVCGEMAADPPSAAVLLGLGFTSLSVSLAAYPRIKRMIRSVSIGQLHELAGQILKMHKPKEVEQKVRATVYRT, via the coding sequence ATGGGCGATGAGCGAATCATACATGGAGTTGTTGCTTCGGTAGGAACGGCCATCGGAAAGGCTGTCCGGACTTTCGATCCGCTCTTCGTGTCTTTCAATCTTAAGCTGCGACCCGACCAGGTACGCAAGGAGGTCGAGCGATTCCGCGGCTCTGTCGAGAAATCACGGGAACAGTTGAAGCGGATGCAGGCCGAGCTGAAACGCAAAAGCGGCCCGGAATCATCCTTTCTTATCGATGCGCACCTGCTGGTGCTGCAGGATCGATTGTTCGTCGACCGCATCATTGAAAAAATAGAGAACGACTCCATCAATGCCGAGTGGGCGATTCAGCAGGTCAGCGACGACCTGTTTCAGGCCTACGATCGATTGAGTGACGAGTATCTCCGCGAGCGCCGCGGAGATCTCGACGATATCGTGCGGCGCCTGCTGCACAATCTCCAGTCGAAGGCGCTGCCTTCCTTCAAGAAGCTGCCTTACGACGCAATCCTGGTCGGGAAGCTGGTTCCGCCTTCCACTTTATTTGAGTTGCGGTCGCACCGGGTTGTCGGCCTGGCTACCGAAACGGGAAGTCCGCTTTCCCATACGGCAATTATGGCTCGCTCCCTCGAGATCCCCGCGATTGTGGGGGCTCCGGAGCTGGCGGAGGTTGCCTCCGGGGACCTGCTGATCGTTGACGGCGAAAGGGGCCTCGTCATCTGGTCGCCGTCGGATGAAACGCTCGCCACTTATAAAACCCGCGATCGCGACGCTAAAAAACTAAAGAAGAAAACCGGGGAATCCGCATCGGCTCCAGCCGTTAGCGAAGATCATGTCCGGATCTCGCTCGGCGCCAATATCAACTTCGGCGAAGAGGTGAACGCAGCCATTTCCCATGGATGCGAATCGATCGGGTTGTATCGCACGGAGTTCGACTTCTTCCGCGAAGGGAAGCAGCCCGATGAAGAGTGCCTGGTTGCGGACTATTCGCTGCTGCTCAAGGCGGCTAAAGGCGCGCCCGTCACATTCCGCACGATCGACGTCGGTATCGATCAGCGGAGTTGGGATGGCGTCAATCCGAGCCTGGGGGTGCGCGGCCTGCGTTTCTGTCTGGAGAATACGGATGTCTTCAAAAAACAGCTGCGCAGCATTTACCGCGCATCTGTGAACGGCCCCACACGTATCCTTTTACCCTTCGTCTCTTCGGTGGACGACCTGGATTCGGCGATGCACATTCTCGAAGAAGTCCGTGCGGAATTGCAGATGCGCCGGCAGGCCTGCGATCCCAACGTTCCTGTGGGCGTGATGATCGAGACCCCCGCTGCCGCGCAAACCTGCGACCTGATGGCGACGCACGTGGATTTCTTCTGCCTCGGTACGAACGATCTTATGCAGTATTACCTCGTGATCGACCGCTCGGACCAGTCCGTCGTCCACCTCTACAATCCATTTCATCCCGCGATCCTGAGATGCCTGCATCAGGTGTACACTTTGCTCCGGCCGACTGGAAAACTGGTGACCGTGTGCGGCGAGATGGCCGCGGATCCGCCGTCCGCGGCGGTTCTGCTCGGTCTGGGATTCACGTCTTTGTCGGTGAGCCTGGCGGCATATCCCAGAATCAAGCGTATGATCCGGTCTGTGTCGATCGGACAGCTGCACGAACTCGCGGGCCAGATACTGAAAATGCACAAGCCCAAGGAAGTTGAACAAAAAGTCCGCGCTACGGTTTACCGGACATGA
- a CDS encoding ABC transporter transmembrane domain-containing protein, which produces MKTGAARLWAYARPYGWILAASLCLVAIVGFLEAVTTVLPGIIYDTFLRDSPATSVSIPFVKTKFDLPSIDPRLFLLMFVAATVIKTVAEYGSISAIAYMGNSVVRDLRNDVFEKIVFQPLRFFHFNPTGELISRVSADIDRVQTAASETLAEFLKQTATLISLIVVIFGVDWKLASVSLALVPLVFYPTLLFGKKLRLLSKSNQEEMAAMANLLYETVTGNRIVKAFTMERAEAGKFRKLTQRILKLNVRQKMTHSLASPMMEVLGVFVIAGFFLYARTQIISQRMTPGLFLIFILSLIKLYDPVRRMSGINNSFQQAFGASGRVFEILGLDTEKDTGNKMLTTLSDRIEFENVSFAYEPGVPVFDGLSFAVGRGEVIAIVGPSGAGKSTLVNLVPRFYDVTSGRMLIDGIDVRDLRLESLRRQVAMVTQDVILFDDSIRANIAYGDPAAGEDAIRRAAKAALVDEFVSDYDSRIGERGLRLSGGERQRISIARAILKNAPILILDEATSSLDAESEALVQRALQNLMEGRTTIVIAHRLSTVRRADRIIVLADGRIKESGTHEELVVRRGLYWKLYNLQFEDVSS; this is translated from the coding sequence ATGAAGACCGGCGCCGCACGTTTGTGGGCTTATGCCCGGCCGTACGGATGGATACTCGCAGCTTCGCTGTGTCTGGTCGCTATCGTCGGATTCCTTGAAGCGGTGACCACTGTGTTGCCCGGCATCATATATGACACCTTCTTGAGAGACTCTCCGGCGACATCGGTTTCGATCCCTTTTGTGAAAACGAAGTTCGACCTGCCTTCTATAGATCCCCGGCTTTTTCTGCTCATGTTTGTGGCCGCTACCGTCATCAAAACCGTCGCCGAGTACGGCTCAATCAGCGCTATTGCATACATGGGAAACTCAGTAGTGCGTGACCTCCGCAACGATGTATTTGAAAAGATCGTTTTTCAGCCGTTGCGGTTTTTCCATTTCAATCCGACGGGTGAACTGATCTCTCGTGTGTCAGCCGATATTGATCGCGTTCAGACGGCCGCATCCGAAACCCTGGCCGAATTCCTGAAGCAGACTGCCACCTTGATTTCTCTGATTGTTGTGATCTTTGGCGTCGATTGGAAGCTGGCGTCGGTGTCGCTTGCCTTAGTTCCGCTTGTTTTCTACCCCACGTTATTGTTCGGCAAGAAATTACGGCTGCTGAGCAAGTCGAACCAGGAAGAGATGGCCGCGATGGCGAACCTCCTTTACGAGACGGTGACGGGTAATCGCATCGTTAAGGCATTCACCATGGAAAGGGCCGAAGCCGGCAAGTTTCGCAAGTTAACGCAGCGGATTCTCAAGCTGAATGTGCGGCAGAAGATGACGCACTCGCTGGCCTCGCCGATGATGGAAGTTCTTGGCGTGTTCGTGATTGCAGGATTTTTTCTCTACGCCCGCACCCAGATCATCAGTCAGAGGATGACGCCGGGTCTATTCCTCATCTTCATTCTTTCGTTAATCAAACTCTATGATCCCGTTCGCCGGATGAGCGGTATCAACAATTCGTTTCAGCAGGCGTTTGGAGCGTCAGGCCGCGTTTTTGAGATCCTTGGGCTCGATACGGAGAAAGACACAGGCAACAAGATGCTTACTACGTTATCGGACCGCATTGAATTCGAGAACGTGTCTTTTGCCTACGAACCAGGCGTGCCGGTGTTCGATGGGCTTTCATTCGCGGTAGGCCGCGGCGAAGTTATCGCGATCGTCGGGCCAAGCGGAGCAGGAAAAAGCACGCTGGTGAATCTTGTTCCGCGGTTCTATGACGTCACATCCGGGCGCATGCTGATCGACGGGATCGACGTTCGTGATCTTCGGCTGGAATCTTTGCGGCGGCAGGTTGCCATGGTGACGCAGGACGTGATTCTGTTCGACGACTCGATTCGAGCGAACATCGCATACGGGGATCCCGCGGCCGGCGAAGATGCGATCCGGCGCGCCGCCAAGGCTGCGCTGGTCGACGAATTCGTCAGCGATTACGATTCCAGAATAGGCGAGCGCGGGCTGCGGCTGTCCGGCGGTGAACGCCAGCGCATTTCCATTGCCCGGGCTATTTTGAAGAATGCGCCGATATTGATCCTCGACGAAGCCACATCCTCTCTGGACGCGGAATCGGAGGCGCTTGTTCAGCGGGCCTTGCAGAACCTCATGGAGGGGCGTACAACGATCGTTATCGCGCACCGTTTGTCGACGGTTCGCCGCGCCGATAGAATCATTGTCCTGGCTGATGGCCGCATCAAAGAATCGGGTACTCATGAAGAGCTCGTGGTGCGGCGAGGCCTTTACTGGAAACTCTACAATCTGCAATTTGAGGATGTGAGCTCATGA
- a CDS encoding YicC/YloC family endoribonuclease yields the protein MIYSMTGFGSARAEAPNLAVLVEIKSVNHRYLDVHIKMPGEYQNFENVIRQKASAAFKRGRLDAFVRIDYKRENIKLDVNHNLIRAYVEMMSGLKTSYPIQGELTLDMITRLPGLVTISSSDLSKEELDLIGQKLGEATDTAIQQLKQMRITEGQSLLADIDGRLQNIDRHVQTILAHSKDFVEHYRQQLIARVTELAPQLVAESGHRLETEALLYAERCDIAEETTRLRSHLDQFAGLKKLHDEAGKRMDFILQEMNREVTTTLSKTSGLNDLGAGIGQSAIEIKVEIEKLREQVQNIE from the coding sequence ATGATCTACAGCATGACGGGTTTTGGATCTGCACGGGCCGAGGCGCCGAATCTCGCGGTGCTCGTTGAGATCAAGAGCGTCAACCACCGCTATCTCGACGTTCATATCAAGATGCCGGGGGAATACCAGAATTTCGAGAACGTCATCCGGCAGAAGGCGTCCGCCGCATTCAAGCGGGGCCGGCTCGATGCGTTTGTCCGCATCGATTACAAACGCGAGAACATCAAACTGGATGTGAACCACAATCTGATTCGCGCCTACGTGGAGATGATGTCGGGATTGAAGACTTCGTATCCGATTCAGGGCGAACTGACGCTGGACATGATTACCCGGCTGCCGGGTCTGGTGACGATTTCGAGCAGCGATTTGTCGAAGGAGGAACTGGACCTGATCGGCCAGAAGCTCGGGGAAGCAACGGACACGGCCATTCAACAGCTGAAGCAGATGCGGATTACCGAGGGTCAGTCGCTGCTGGCCGATATCGACGGCCGCCTGCAGAATATCGACCGCCACGTGCAGACCATCCTCGCGCACTCGAAGGACTTTGTCGAACACTACCGCCAGCAGTTGATCGCCCGGGTGACCGAACTGGCGCCACAGCTTGTGGCGGAGAGCGGCCACCGGCTGGAGACCGAGGCGCTTTTATACGCCGAGCGCTGCGATATTGCTGAAGAAACCACCCGCCTGCGCAGCCATCTGGACCAGTTTGCCGGCCTGAAAAAGCTCCACGATGAAGCCGGTAAAAGAATGGATTTCATCCTCCAGGAAATGAACCGGGAAGTGACCACTACCCTGTCCAAAACCTCTGGCTTGAACGACTTGGGCGCCGGCATCGGCCAGTCCGCGATCGAAATCAAAGTCGAGATCGAAAAGCTCCGGGAACAGGTCCAAAACATCGAATAG
- the gmk gene encoding guanylate kinase — MRGNLYIVSAPSGSGKTTLLQHLLRSFKDLNFSVSHTTRRPRQGERDGIDYFFVEREAFTRMVESGEFLEWAEFNGQLYGTTRKFVQEHLEKGQDVILDIDVQGARQVKSKMDDATAIFVLPPSFQELARRLKARMLETDDVIRRRLEIARSEIYFYRDYDYIIINDILDSSILLLESIVRSGTAVPRRQQGRIEEIIASFGGLA, encoded by the coding sequence ATGCGCGGAAACCTATACATTGTCTCGGCGCCATCTGGGTCGGGTAAAACCACGCTACTCCAGCACTTACTTCGAAGTTTCAAGGATCTGAATTTCTCGGTTTCACATACGACGCGGCGTCCCCGGCAGGGGGAACGGGATGGTATCGATTATTTCTTCGTCGAGCGAGAAGCGTTCACGCGCATGGTGGAGAGCGGTGAATTTCTGGAGTGGGCCGAATTCAACGGCCAGCTTTACGGAACCACCCGCAAGTTCGTGCAGGAGCACCTGGAAAAGGGGCAGGACGTGATTCTTGACATCGATGTGCAGGGCGCCCGGCAGGTGAAATCGAAGATGGACGATGCGACCGCGATCTTCGTGCTGCCTCCGTCCTTCCAGGAGCTCGCGCGCCGGCTCAAGGCCCGTATGCTGGAAACCGATGATGTGATCCGCCGGAGGCTGGAGATCGCGCGCAGTGAGATCTATTTTTATCGTGACTACGACTACATCATCATTAACGACATTCTTGACAGTTCCATCCTTCTCCTCGAATCGATCGTCCGGAGCGGTACGGCCGTGCCCCGGCGCCAACAGGGACGCATCGAGGAGATCATCGCTTCGTTCGGAGGTCTAGCTTGA
- the rpoZ gene encoding DNA-directed RNA polymerase subunit omega — protein MITIPDNIDSKYRFVILSALRARQLQGGSSPMLKEPRHKATQVAQKEILNGLVKFRIPEKNVNPPAQEPKKEEE, from the coding sequence TTGATTACCATTCCCGATAATATCGACAGCAAATATCGCTTTGTCATTCTTTCCGCATTGCGGGCGCGCCAGCTTCAGGGCGGAAGCTCGCCCATGCTCAAAGAGCCGCGTCATAAGGCGACACAGGTAGCGCAGAAAGAAATTCTGAACGGTCTTGTGAAGTTCCGGATTCCGGAGAAAAACGTCAACCCGCCGGCACAAGAGCCGAAAAAAGAAGAAGAATGA
- the coaBC gene encoding bifunctional phosphopantothenoylcysteine decarboxylase/phosphopantothenate--cysteine ligase CoaBC: MKVALGVSGGIACYKAAEILRRLQDRAVDVSVLMTKSATQFVTPLTFRALSGNKVYVDLFEGPRPGGDFEGAFDHILVAQATDLFLVAPATADCIARLAAGAADDFLTTFHLAVTAPLVIAPAMNTRMWQHPSVQANVQTLRRRGAHIIDPEEGRMACRTYGPGRLAPVEEIVDYVMSILNRSRDLEGRKIVVTAGPTVEDIDPVRYLSNRSSGKMGYALAHAARNRGAKVVLVSGPADLDFPDTIHVRTTEEMRRAVLDHAAGADVVIKAAAPLDFRPKMVAAQKIKKKNADLTIQLEPTVDILKELGSRKNGIILVGFAAETENHVANGLEKLRDKNLDLIVVNPASGPDSAFDSDMNHATIIEASGHSEEIPLVSKHEMADKILDRVVQLLK; encoded by the coding sequence ATGAAAGTCGCGCTCGGGGTCAGTGGCGGCATCGCGTGCTATAAGGCGGCAGAGATTCTGCGCCGCCTCCAGGACCGGGCAGTGGATGTTTCGGTCCTGATGACAAAAAGCGCAACGCAGTTCGTTACGCCGCTGACCTTCAGGGCACTCTCCGGCAATAAGGTTTACGTCGATCTGTTCGAAGGCCCGCGCCCGGGCGGGGATTTTGAAGGCGCTTTCGATCATATTCTTGTGGCGCAGGCGACCGACCTCTTTCTTGTCGCGCCCGCCACCGCGGATTGCATTGCGCGCCTGGCTGCAGGAGCCGCCGACGATTTTCTGACCACCTTTCATCTTGCCGTAACTGCTCCTCTCGTCATTGCCCCCGCGATGAACACGCGGATGTGGCAGCACCCTTCGGTTCAGGCGAACGTGCAAACACTGCGGAGGCGCGGCGCCCATATCATCGATCCGGAAGAGGGACGCATGGCGTGCCGTACGTACGGTCCGGGCCGGCTCGCTCCCGTCGAAGAGATCGTCGATTATGTGATGAGCATCCTGAACCGGTCGCGCGATCTGGAAGGACGTAAGATCGTTGTGACTGCGGGGCCGACGGTGGAAGACATCGACCCGGTTCGATACCTAAGCAATCGATCTTCCGGAAAAATGGGTTATGCACTTGCCCATGCGGCGCGGAATCGCGGTGCAAAGGTGGTCTTGGTCTCAGGACCTGCAGATCTCGATTTTCCAGACACGATCCACGTTCGCACTACGGAAGAGATGCGGCGTGCGGTGCTGGATCACGCGGCCGGCGCCGATGTGGTGATCAAGGCTGCCGCCCCACTCGATTTCCGGCCCAAAATGGTTGCGGCGCAAAAGATCAAAAAGAAGAACGCGGATCTCACCATCCAGCTTGAACCGACGGTGGACATTCTGAAAGAACTCGGCAGCCGGAAAAATGGAATTATCCTGGTCGGGTTTGCGGCGGAAACCGAGAATCACGTTGCCAACGGTCTGGAGAAGTTACGCGACAAGAACCTGGACCTCATCGTCGTTAATCCCGCAAGTGGTCCTGATTCGGCCTTCGATAGCGATATGAATCACGCGACAATCATTGAGGCGTCCGGCCACAGCGAGGAAATTCCTCTGGTGAGTAAGCACGAGATGGCGGACAAAATTCTCGATCGCGTGGTGCAATTGCTGAAATGA
- a CDS encoding uracil-DNA glycosylase, with translation MNPDELAAQLQFFRDIGVESLSLPEQVAVAVQEVPETPVPISKDMTTLESIRAELGDCQRCKLAPSRTNIVFGSGNPTAELVFVGEAPGSDEDQQGLPFVGRAGQLLTKIIESINLTREDVYICNVLKCRPPGNRNPEPDEVAACNPFLKKQLAAIRPKVVCCLGTFAAQTVLQMTTPISKLRGTFFDVDGIRVIATFHPAYLLRSPEKKREVWEDMKQIRAELFRLKF, from the coding sequence ATGAATCCGGACGAACTTGCAGCTCAGCTCCAATTTTTTCGTGATATCGGCGTCGAGTCGCTGTCGCTGCCCGAACAGGTTGCCGTTGCCGTTCAAGAGGTTCCTGAAACCCCAGTGCCCATTTCAAAAGACATGACTACTCTCGAATCCATCCGGGCGGAGCTCGGCGATTGTCAGCGCTGCAAACTCGCTCCGTCCCGAACGAATATCGTTTTCGGCTCGGGTAATCCCACTGCCGAGCTTGTTTTCGTCGGAGAAGCTCCGGGCTCTGATGAAGATCAGCAGGGTCTGCCGTTTGTCGGGCGGGCAGGCCAGCTGTTGACGAAAATCATCGAATCGATCAACCTCACCCGTGAAGATGTATACATCTGCAACGTCTTGAAGTGCCGTCCCCCCGGCAACCGGAATCCGGAGCCCGATGAAGTCGCTGCCTGTAATCCTTTTTTGAAAAAGCAGTTGGCGGCCATACGTCCAAAAGTAGTCTGCTGCCTTGGAACCTTCGCGGCGCAAACCGTGCTTCAGATGACCACGCCGATTTCGAAACTTCGGGGGACGTTTTTTGACGTGGACGGCATACGCGTCATTGCGACATTCCATCCCGCCTATCTGCTGCGTTCGCCTGAGAAGAAGCGTGAAGTCTGGGAAGACATGAAGCAGATTCGCGCCGAGCTTTTCCGGCTCAAGTTCTAG
- the priA gene encoding primosomal protein N': MFADVAVCLPLSRTFVYRVDEPIETGCRVVVPFRKREIEGFVVALKDSAQGIEALSITKVIDAQPLLRPEIFSLCRWIAEYYVSPLGEVLKGALPPGITAKHVERGVSAVSRDSPGDGPRPRPRLTADQTRALKTILEARGFHPILLHGVTGSGKTEIYMHAAEHFLEAGRTSLILVPEIGLTPQLTGRFSERFPGKTAILHSSLTKRQRIDEWLRIHRGEAPIVIGTRSAVFAPLSGIGLIVVDEEHETSYKQEEMPRYNARDTAVMRAKLAGAAVVLGSATPSMESYRNAEAKKYQRVPLTARVEDRALPGVEIVNMREEYSAAGKQVIFSRPLLQAIAVRLERREQTMILLNRRGFAAFLLCRHCGFTFQCTACSVAMTYHRAIGKLLCHYCGLARRPPVRCTECDSEYIHYVGEGTERLEADLKDIFPDARIGRVDRDTMKHLRDYERVLGGFRNGEIDILVGTQMIAKGHDFPGVTLVGVIGADAPLSLPDFRAAERTFQLLTQVAGRSGRGDQPGEVVIQSYFPDHYTFQLAVNQRFEDFFARESRYRKAMFYPPFTSLAGIMVTDRDPGRAVSLAREVGEFLDSLRSDSIRILGPAPAPLERIKHLHRHQLLIKSSSRPALHRMLEGLQHYIEEKKIGATKVIIDVDPISLL, from the coding sequence ATGTTTGCCGACGTCGCGGTGTGCCTGCCGCTGTCGCGGACCTTTGTTTATCGCGTTGACGAGCCCATCGAGACCGGCTGCCGTGTCGTGGTGCCGTTTCGCAAGCGTGAGATCGAGGGATTCGTCGTTGCGCTGAAGGATAGCGCGCAGGGAATTGAAGCCCTTTCCATCACGAAAGTGATCGATGCGCAGCCGCTTCTTCGTCCCGAGATCTTCAGCTTGTGCCGCTGGATTGCGGAATATTACGTCTCACCTCTGGGCGAGGTCTTGAAGGGCGCGCTGCCGCCGGGAATAACCGCAAAACACGTGGAGCGGGGAGTTTCTGCCGTCTCGCGAGATTCCCCGGGAGATGGTCCGCGCCCGCGTCCCCGATTGACTGCCGATCAGACCCGCGCCCTGAAAACGATCCTTGAAGCGCGGGGCTTCCATCCCATTCTCCTCCACGGCGTCACCGGCAGCGGCAAAACCGAAATCTATATGCACGCAGCGGAGCATTTTCTCGAGGCCGGCAGGACCTCGCTCATTCTGGTTCCTGAAATCGGTCTCACGCCGCAGCTTACCGGACGTTTTTCCGAACGCTTTCCAGGTAAGACCGCGATCCTTCACAGTTCTCTGACCAAACGGCAGCGGATCGACGAGTGGCTTCGCATCCATCGCGGCGAGGCGCCGATCGTTATCGGCACGCGGTCGGCCGTCTTTGCGCCGTTAAGCGGCATCGGCCTCATCGTTGTGGACGAGGAGCATGAGACCAGCTACAAGCAGGAGGAAATGCCGCGTTACAATGCGCGGGACACCGCCGTGATGCGGGCGAAGCTGGCCGGCGCAGCGGTCGTGCTCGGTTCGGCAACGCCGTCGATGGAATCCTACCGGAACGCCGAAGCCAAAAAGTACCAACGCGTTCCGCTCACGGCTCGGGTTGAAGATCGCGCGCTTCCAGGCGTCGAGATCGTGAATATGCGCGAAGAATATTCCGCGGCCGGCAAACAGGTCATCTTTTCGAGACCTCTGCTTCAGGCGATTGCGGTCCGGCTCGAGCGCCGCGAGCAGACGATGATTCTGCTCAACCGCCGGGGATTCGCGGCGTTTCTGCTCTGCCGTCATTGCGGCTTCACCTTTCAATGCACCGCCTGCAGCGTGGCGATGACCTACCATCGGGCAATCGGCAAACTGCTCTGCCACTACTGCGGTCTGGCGCGCCGCCCTCCGGTCCGCTGTACGGAATGTGACAGCGAATACATCCACTATGTCGGCGAGGGGACCGAGCGTCTGGAAGCGGACCTCAAGGATATCTTTCCCGATGCGCGAATCGGCCGGGTCGATCGAGACACGATGAAGCACTTACGGGATTACGAGCGCGTTCTCGGCGGATTCCGGAACGGGGAAATCGACATTCTGGTGGGAACGCAGATGATCGCCAAAGGGCACGATTTTCCTGGAGTCACTCTGGTCGGGGTTATCGGCGCGGATGCGCCGCTCTCGCTGCCTGACTTTCGCGCGGCCGAAAGAACTTTCCAATTGCTCACTCAAGTCGCCGGCCGCTCCGGCCGCGGCGATCAGCCCGGCGAGGTCGTTATTCAAAGTTATTTTCCGGACCACTACACGTTTCAGCTTGCCGTGAACCAGCGCTTTGAAGATTTCTTCGCGCGCGAATCGCGATACCGTAAAGCGATGTTCTATCCCCCGTTCACGTCGCTCGCCGGGATCATGGTTACGGACCGCGATCCCGGCCGCGCCGTCAGTCTTGCGCGCGAAGTGGGCGAGTTCCTCGATTCGCTGCGCTCAGACTCGATTCGGATTCTCGGTCCCGCGCCGGCTCCCCTCGAGCGGATCAAGCATCTGCACCGTCACCAGTTGCTGATCAAGTCCTCTTCGCGCCCGGCACTGCACCGCATGCTCGAAGGGTTGCAGCATTACATCGAAGAGAAAAAGATCGGGGCGACGAAAGTGATCATTGATGTAGATCCGATCTCGTTATTGTGA